The proteins below come from a single Mytilus edulis chromosome 5, xbMytEdul2.2, whole genome shotgun sequence genomic window:
- the LOC139525355 gene encoding uncharacterized protein: MCIVLRLLVCHRSYHPAGSPQVILFMCIVLRLLDRHRSYHPAGSPQVIHSLYVYCTTPAGSPQVILFMCIVLRLLDRHRSYHPAGSPQVIHSLYVYCTTPAGSPQVILFMCIVLRLLDRHRSYHPAGSPQVILFMCIVLRLLDRHRSYHPAGSPQVIHSLYVYCTTPAGSPQVILFMCIVLRLLDRHRSYHPAGSPQVIHSLYVYCTTPAGSPQVILFMCIVLHLLDRHRSYHPAGSPQVIHSLYVYCTTPAGSPQVILFMCIVLRLLDRHRSYHPAGSPQVIHSLYVYCTTPAGSTQVILFMYTVLHLLDRHRSFCLFMCMYYACWIATGHFLILYIALHLMDRHRLFYLCVLYYACWIATGYLFIYIVLRLLDRHR; this comes from the exons atgtgtattgtactaCGCCTGTTGGTTTGCCACAGGTCGTATCaccctgctggatcgccacaggtcattctatttatgtgtattgtactacgcctgttggatcgccacaggtcgtatcaccctgctggatcgccacaggtcattcattctctttatgtatactgtactacacctgctggatcgccacaggtcattctatttatgtgtattgtactacgcctgttggatcgccacaggtcgtatcaccctgctggatcgccacaggtcattcattctctttatgtatactgtactacacctgctggatcgccacaggtcattctatttatgtgtattgtactacgcctgttggatcgccacaggtcgtatcaccctgctggatcgccacag gtcattctatttatgtgtattgtactacgcctgttggatcgccacaggtcgtatcatcctgctggatcgccacaggtcattcattctctttatgtatactgtactacacctgctggatcgccacaggtcattctatttatgtgtattgtactacgcctgttggatcgccacaggtcgtatcaccctgctggatcgccacaggtcattcattctctttatgtatactgtactacacctgctggatcgccacaggtcattctatttatgtgtattgtactaCACCTGTTGGATCGCCACAGGTCGTATCaccctgctggatcgccacaggtcattcattctctttatgtatactgtactacacctgctggatcgccacaggtcattctatttatgtgtattgtactacgcctgttggatcgccacaggtcgtatcaccctgctggatcgccacaggtcattcaTTCTCTTTATGTATACTGTACTACACCTGCTGGATCGACACAGGTCATTCTATTTATGTATACTGTACTacacctgctggatcgccacaggtcattctGTCTATTTATGTGTATGTACTacgcctgctggatcgccacaggtcatttTCTGATTTTGTATATTGCACTACATTTGATGGATCGCCAcaggttattttatttatgtgtattgtactacgcctgctggatcgccacaggttatttatttatatatattgtactacgcctgctggatcgccacaggtaa